One Engraulis encrasicolus isolate BLACKSEA-1 chromosome 5, IST_EnEncr_1.0, whole genome shotgun sequence DNA segment encodes these proteins:
- the khdc4 gene encoding KH homology domain-containing protein 4 isoform X2: MSFGGMPNGGRRSKWDQPGPGSMGDAEAAPTGALDAAAAVAAKINAMLVAKGKLKPSQIGGPGPVEKTVPGKPPPPAKAKDDLVVAEVEINDVPLTCRNLLTRGQTQDEISKVSGAAVSTRGRYMTVEEKNKALPSERPLYLHVQGQTREIVDRAVNKIKEIITNGVVKAATSSSAPVPPVFQQPPPPALPPMPQKPHYPSGGMHYVQDKLFVGLEHALQGFTVKEKVEGPGCSFLHHIQTETGAKVFLRGKGSGCLEPASGREAFEPMYIYISHPKPEGLAAAKTLCENLLQTVHAEYSRFLTQMTAMVPTQGFMQPPPMNGLPPHPHPHPHPPYCPPAPGFQPPGYPMPMPPPHPQPIPPPYMVPPQMPAVPPAPVPPPPGAQFSINPAPPVMPQALPPAPFPPMVPVPPKPPPPVSMANPPQKRRFTEEVPEDNGGLLGYQHGPIHMTNLGAGISVATPEPSGPLPPGPSGPPKERDCRQLMPPPPMPVNGGVPRPPRMEERRPPVCSVGWTLGGPYRTPAPPPPRPKTQPPQSIPFWMAP; the protein is encoded by the exons ATGTCATTTGGTGGGATGCCAAACGGCGG TCGCCGCAGTAAGTGGGACCAGCCGGGACCCGGCTCCATGGGGGATGCCGAGGCAGCGCCAACCGGAGCGCTTGATGCAGCTGCCGCCGTTGCGGCCAAGATCAATGCCATGCTGGTGGCCAAGGGCAAACTGAAGCCCTCTCAGATCGGGGGACCAGGCCCGGTGGAAAAG ACTGTGCCTGGTAAGCCTCCCCCGCCTGCGAAGGCCAAGGATGACCTGGTGGTGGCTGAGGTGGAGATCAATGACGTGCCCCTCACCTGCCGGAACCTCCTGACGCGTGGACAGACTCAAGACGAG ATCAGTAAAGTGAGTGGTGCAGCAGTGTCCACTAGGGGGCGTTATatgacagtggaggagaaaaACAAGGCCCTGCCAAG TGAACGTCCACTTTACCTGCACGTCCAAGGCCAGACCAGGGAAATAGTGGACC gaGCGGTGAATAAGATAAAGGAGATCATCACTAACGGAGTGGTGAAGGCTGCCACCAGCTCCAGTGCTCCAGTACCTCCAGTGTTCCAACAGCCTCCGCCCCCTGCACTGCCCCCTATGCCTCAGAAACCACACTACCCATCAGGAggg atgcaCTATGTGCAGGACAAGTTGTTTGTAGGCCTGGAGCATGCGCTGCAGGGCTTCACTGTGAAGGAGAAGGTGGAGGGTCCCGGCTGTTCCTTCTTACATCACATCCAGACGGAGACGGGGGCTAAGGTTTTCCTCCGGGGCAAGGGATCGGGATGCCTGGAGCCCGCATCGGGCAGAGAGGCCTTCGAACCCATGTACATCTACATTAG TCACCCCAAACCTGAAGGCCTTGCAGCAGCTAAGACTCTCTGTGAGAACCTGCTACAGACA gtgcATGCGGAGTACTCTCGCTTCCTCACACAGATGACGGCCATGGTGCCCACACAAG GTTTCATGCAGCCTCCGCCGATGAACGGGctgcctccccacccccacccccacccccaccccccctactgCCCGCCTGCACCAGGCTTCCAGCCGCCGGGCTACCCCATGCCCATGCCCCCTCCTCACCCGCAGCCCATCCCCCCTCCCTACATGGTTCCACCGCAGATGCCCGCCGTACCACCGGCCCCCGTGCCGCCACCGCCTGGCGCCCAGTTCTCCATCAACCCCGCGCCACCCGTCATGCCACAG GCTCTGCCCCCGGCTCCTTTCCCTCCGATGGTCCCCGTGCCCCCTAAGCCCCCTCCCCCTGTCTCCATGGCCAACCCGCCCCAGAAGCGCCGCTTCACTGAGGAGGTCCCTGAGGACAACGGAGGACTGCTGGGGTACCAG CATGGACCCATTCATATGACTAATTTAGGTGCAGGCATCTCTGTGGCCACCCCCGAGCCTTCAGGACCCCTGCCGCCTGGTCCCTCCGGGCCCCCTAAAGAGAGGGACTG TAGGCAGCTAATGCCCCCGCCCCCCATGCCCGTGAACGGAGGAGTGCCAAGGCCGcccaggatggaggagaggaggccacCAGTCTGCAGCGTGG GGTGGACGTTAGGGGGCCCGTACCGCACCCCagctcccccacccccacgcccCAAAACGCAGCCGCCCCAATCGATACCTTTCTGGATGGCTCCATGA
- the khdc4 gene encoding KH homology domain-containing protein 4 isoform X1: protein MSFGGMPNGGRRSKWDQPGPGSMGDAEAAPTGALDAAAAVAAKINAMLVAKGKLKPSQIGGPGPVEKTVPGKPPPPAKAKDDLVVAEVEINDVPLTCRNLLTRGQTQDEISKVSGAAVSTRGRYMTVEEKNKALPSERPLYLHVQGQTREIVDRAVNKIKEIITNGVVKAATSSSAPVPPVFQQPPPPALPPMPQKPHYPSGGMHYVQDKLFVGLEHALQGFTVKEKVEGPGCSFLHHIQTETGAKVFLRGKGSGCLEPASGREAFEPMYIYISHPKPEGLAAAKTLCENLLQTVHAEYSRFLTQMTAMVPTQGFMQPPPMNGLPPHPHPHPHPPYCPPAPGFQPPGYPMPMPPPHPQPIPPPYMVPPQMPAVPPAPVPPPPGAQFSINPAPPVMPQALPPAPFPPMVPVPPKPPPPVSMANPPQKRRFTEEVPEDNGGLLGYQHGPIHMTNLGAGISVATPEPSGPLPPGPSGPPKERDCRQLMPPPPMPVNGGVPRPPRMEERRPPVCSVEPSVKRMKTGLVAYAGDSSDEEEDHSVSKALGGAGNSPALFTSSSLTIPSSSSSTGWTLGGPYRTPAPPPPRPKTQPPQSIPFWMAP from the exons ATGTCATTTGGTGGGATGCCAAACGGCGG TCGCCGCAGTAAGTGGGACCAGCCGGGACCCGGCTCCATGGGGGATGCCGAGGCAGCGCCAACCGGAGCGCTTGATGCAGCTGCCGCCGTTGCGGCCAAGATCAATGCCATGCTGGTGGCCAAGGGCAAACTGAAGCCCTCTCAGATCGGGGGACCAGGCCCGGTGGAAAAG ACTGTGCCTGGTAAGCCTCCCCCGCCTGCGAAGGCCAAGGATGACCTGGTGGTGGCTGAGGTGGAGATCAATGACGTGCCCCTCACCTGCCGGAACCTCCTGACGCGTGGACAGACTCAAGACGAG ATCAGTAAAGTGAGTGGTGCAGCAGTGTCCACTAGGGGGCGTTATatgacagtggaggagaaaaACAAGGCCCTGCCAAG TGAACGTCCACTTTACCTGCACGTCCAAGGCCAGACCAGGGAAATAGTGGACC gaGCGGTGAATAAGATAAAGGAGATCATCACTAACGGAGTGGTGAAGGCTGCCACCAGCTCCAGTGCTCCAGTACCTCCAGTGTTCCAACAGCCTCCGCCCCCTGCACTGCCCCCTATGCCTCAGAAACCACACTACCCATCAGGAggg atgcaCTATGTGCAGGACAAGTTGTTTGTAGGCCTGGAGCATGCGCTGCAGGGCTTCACTGTGAAGGAGAAGGTGGAGGGTCCCGGCTGTTCCTTCTTACATCACATCCAGACGGAGACGGGGGCTAAGGTTTTCCTCCGGGGCAAGGGATCGGGATGCCTGGAGCCCGCATCGGGCAGAGAGGCCTTCGAACCCATGTACATCTACATTAG TCACCCCAAACCTGAAGGCCTTGCAGCAGCTAAGACTCTCTGTGAGAACCTGCTACAGACA gtgcATGCGGAGTACTCTCGCTTCCTCACACAGATGACGGCCATGGTGCCCACACAAG GTTTCATGCAGCCTCCGCCGATGAACGGGctgcctccccacccccacccccacccccaccccccctactgCCCGCCTGCACCAGGCTTCCAGCCGCCGGGCTACCCCATGCCCATGCCCCCTCCTCACCCGCAGCCCATCCCCCCTCCCTACATGGTTCCACCGCAGATGCCCGCCGTACCACCGGCCCCCGTGCCGCCACCGCCTGGCGCCCAGTTCTCCATCAACCCCGCGCCACCCGTCATGCCACAG GCTCTGCCCCCGGCTCCTTTCCCTCCGATGGTCCCCGTGCCCCCTAAGCCCCCTCCCCCTGTCTCCATGGCCAACCCGCCCCAGAAGCGCCGCTTCACTGAGGAGGTCCCTGAGGACAACGGAGGACTGCTGGGGTACCAG CATGGACCCATTCATATGACTAATTTAGGTGCAGGCATCTCTGTGGCCACCCCCGAGCCTTCAGGACCCCTGCCGCCTGGTCCCTCCGGGCCCCCTAAAGAGAGGGACTG TAGGCAGCTAATGCCCCCGCCCCCCATGCCCGTGAACGGAGGAGTGCCAAGGCCGcccaggatggaggagaggaggccacCAGTCTGCAGCGTGG AGCCCTCAGTGAAACGCATGAAGACAGGCCTGGTGGCCTACGCTGGAGACTCGTCTGATGAAGAGGAGGACCACTCTGTTTCTAAAGCCCTCGGGGGGGCAGGTAACTCCCCagccctcttcacctcctcctccctcaccatcccctcatcctcttcctccacagGGTGGACGTTAGGGGGCCCGTACCGCACCCCagctcccccacccccacgcccCAAAACGCAGCCGCCCCAATCGATACCTTTCTGGATGGCTCCATGA